A genomic segment from Nematostella vectensis chromosome 6, jaNemVect1.1, whole genome shotgun sequence encodes:
- the LOC5501987 gene encoding mucin-2 isoform X12 encodes MRERKVLYASQSWPRAAHIRRIRSTVNSKEAVFIIFVLLTGTCGYAHGESASIFSKSSILSTPTPTQTGVNEPTINGGYSSWQGGSNVSTTSLPSLDASASQEILQSSGTGNSFITSNTLTMVTSLTTSHTPRNTLSIMTSSTASVTPSNKSSIMASPTTSVTPSNTSSIMASLTTSVTPSNTSSIMASPTTSVTPSNTSSIMTSFTTSVTQSKKSSIMALSTTSVTPSNTSAIMKSPTTSVTPSNTSSIMASPTTSVTPSNTSSIMASLTTSVTPSNKLSNMTSSTPSVTPSITSIMASPTTSGTPSNISSIMASFITPVTPSNTPSVMASFITSVTPSNASSIMMSLTSSVTPSNTSSIMTSLTSSVTPSNTSSIMASSTTSDTPSNTSSIMASLTTFVTQSNTPSIMASSTTSVTPNNTSSIMVSPTTSVTTSNTSSIMTSSTTSVTPSNTSNMASPTTSVTPSNTSFIMASPTASVTPSNTSANMKSPTTSVIPNNTSSIMASPTTSVTPSNTSSIMASLTTSVTPNNTLSNMTSSTTSVTPCNTSSVMTSSTPSVTPSITSIMASPTTSGTPSNRSSIMASFITSVTPSNTSSIMASFITSVTPSNTSSIMASSITSGTPSNISSIMASPTTSGTPSNISSIMASFITSVTPSNTSSIMASFITSVTPSNTSSIMASFTTSDTPSNTSSIMTSLTSSVTPINTSFIMTSSAPSVTPSNTSNMASSATSVTQSNTAILSSSTTSVTQSNTSSIMSSSTTSVTQSNTAIMSSSTTIRPGNSTSITASSRTATPSNISLSLTSYPTLATSSNAMPPTAIRESLASNVSTLVISTQAITSTICESCVSMSAFNLTALSTKLAASSFTNATLTPTVPAVSAVHSVNFNISTSPTTAMTSMILTDATAAYLQTSTLFYSSSVKHFHNTSVAIQPSPQSTVSLLPAVTSTSNETVRPWFQSSNSLVIVPPISSTINTTDKTTHNATVTRASYSTFAPINVTSTFTVSPSSIQSMSNVLLDVSSTAPLSTSLLAFRKTAAQTSHIAIINTTYYINASSTSASPHSSISVHDGLSTKRYTSSYVTPHSSNALNGSSNATVTFLPTETRTSTLRSTPILSYTNIANTTSRDTQSTIGFTTVTNLPLSTVTVTSTTAVNSSKSASIELNSTLIPTISKTSEILRTSQIYETISINVTAVSSSPNASVSVFYETKALTTTSTILLSLNGTTISVYETIAVNATPTISPSPNGTTSSVYETIAVNATPTISPSPNGTTSSVYETIAVNSTTSISPSLNETTSSAYETIAVNATPTISPSPNGTTSSLYETIDVNATPTISPSLNETTSSAYETIAVNATPTIPPSPNGTTSSFYETIDLNATPTISPSPNGTTSSLYETIDVNATPTISPSPNGTTSSVYETIAVNSTTSISPSLNETTSSAYKTIAVNATPTISPSPDGTTSSMYETIAVNATPTISPSPNRTTRSVYESLPVSATTSSSTYETVAVNATTTISPSPNGTISSVYETLAVNATPSISPSSNETTSSTYETVAVNATPTVSPLLNGTASYLYESIAVNATPTISPSPNGTTSSLYVTIAVNTTNSSSPFETAAVNATTTISPSPNGTTSSVYVTIVVNTTTSISPSPNRTTSSMYETITVNTTTSSSPFETAAVNATTTISPSPNGTTSSVYETISVNSTTSISPSPNETTSSMYVTIAVNSTTSSYSFETSAVNATTTISPSPNGTTTAVYETLTLNATTSSSTYATVAVNATPTISLSLNGTTSSVYETIAVNSTPSISPSPNGTTSSVYETIAVNSTPSISPSPNGTTSSVYETIAVNSTPSISPSPNGTTSSVYETIAVNSTPSISPSPNGTTSSVYETIAVNATPTISLSPNGTTSSVYETIAVNATPTISPSPNGTTSSVYETIAVNSTPSISPSPNGTTSSVYETIAVNATPSISLSTNETASSPYETIAVNATPTIYPSPNRTTSSMYDTIAVNSTPSISPSPNGTTSSVYETIAVNATPTISLSPNGTTSSVYETIAVNATPTISPSPNGTTSSVYETIAVNATPSISLSTNETASSPYETIAVNSTPSISPSPNGTTSFMYETIAVNATSTSVGTSKVYETILPNATSTIGLSQNSSRLFETDSVALSPNVTFVTTRPSSKEASSSFLSLVFSADVPTSSPSVLSPNVTFVTTRPSSTEASSSFLSLIFTADVPASSPSVLSASLSSLSTHTGSSIVGLPISSSITSTATQTDIRSIGTKSSIDVSLPFSSSLAVRSTPVAASSEGIDMGMTESLSAHLMSPISSVSFTVLSTEKYPSHSLPISSSLPKETSILSPTKTITTPFTSSEAMTTSASSLTSRSKEVETASSSMGLLSSLQPSSIDTTSSIISREESSLPLTPSPFTSSIEDLVTTYTSQILSTMADAPSTMIKSVSLVLKSPTPSHSYLTSNIEDLVTPSIALATSAISVMVDASSSASASGSQVLSTPVDKTPQSPPSSTSSIIVLVTSSPSIALATSAISAMVDASSSASASGSQVLPTPVLTQSPPSSTSSIIVLVTSSPSIALATSAISAMVDASSSASASGSQVLPTPVLTQSPPSSTSSILVLVTASPSIGVPTSALSTVVDLESSATKSVSQVLSSPVISPSTVSPVAPSSSIFLPSMNDTEELVVIVLAVPVNEDVSSDEFKSKMEKDLLNMFNEAVKKDSARRRRQVVEETRELSGFIEALKRRDVSRKYYVKHARFRRATNDYRVQVVSVKRVNPESEMVEIQYRVLQGNRIVPAAQVTELTSKLSKGEIGKVMEYTVERRPYPAAVQATAQPATKGTDPVWTAVIVACSVIAIIIILIIYIKCVARKRKRVRSFTPEQVKSDAPSPPVNASRDLPYYREYPTKPKDLYRGKKPRRQRPSSSSESSDEIMANKTLPPLPKHSALEPDVEIHQPREKHLRRIEVKERDERPRKFTEDHARAAERFPTDRRSNISEKRPKSAERYPKRTKQENIEMKHVAGVVENTNQLGQNLLLAHDPMTRPQVPVRLSPLPPLVQTPLITGKSPRGKMNTESGLPQAWKEPVPLQELHNLAVTNLGRELDTSNPDDAMYIQANVERWRNKQRQREKLRQEMREKERAKEEKLKRENVEAENQDQALPPLEMSYDAISRRQKSRRDRWLHNRVGTSDSVDSSSTMGSGTETRLEEEELLKQELERLKRKRKKRKAKKQAQGRVGVSGRVAKSSAQDALRESNWVTDDAPQGVRLVAVRPHDQMDHNTQGAHPQRQHPVAPVSPRQQQSQYIHDLLNNSYPIIPKVGEPASPYVSSPRESVLIDVAEEVPPDVNLYESIAIPDPYVPQYGDSISFEDETSPRYYDNNNTYEEPSLTPAALPESSLTYPNGPVPQPKVFVPTAHARGLTGPTTSSPIKGRPTSARQSPQGTRPTRPSSAHASPSSIYAPRDPRQFAREVPPEPRPFAQEVPQEASAPRRYGTRPTSAASTQPSLGTSPRYMREPQGTREPKDPYQEARSILENAQRQVDRFERGRPRDEPDAGYSTPQRGSGYSMPQRPPDRGVPRVTRIPPTPGKAAQGQIAALEKAELEAQMLVSRALARARGNVRT; translated from the exons ATGAGAGAGCGCAAAGTTCTATACGCAAGCCAGAGTTGGCCAAGAGCAGCTCACATTCGGCGAATTCGGTCAACGGTCAACAGCAAAGAAGCCGTgtttattatcttcgtgcttCTTACTGGAACCTGTGGATATGCCCACGGAGAATCGGCTTCTATTTTTAGTAAATCAAGTATTTTATCAACCCCAACACCAACACAAACTGGCGTAAATGAACCGACTATCAATGGCGGTTACTCGAGCTGGCAAG GTGGATCAAATGTATCGACAACGTCTCTGCCATCTTTGGACGCATCGGCATCTCAAGAAATCTTGCAAAGCAGTGGTACAGGCAACTCATTCATTACATCTAACACATTAACAATGGTGACGTCACTCACAACATCACATACACCTAGAAACACGTTGTCcatcatgacgtcatccacAGCATCAGTTACACCTAGTAACAAATCATCCATCATGGCGTCACCTACGACATCAGTTACACCAAGTAATACGTCATCAATTATGGCGTCACTTACAACATCAGTTACACCTAGTAACACATCATCCATCATGGCGTCACCTACGACATCAGTTACGCCAAGTAATACGTCATCAATCATGACGTCATTCACAACATCAGTTACACAAAGTAAAAAATCATCCATCATGGCGTTATCCACAACATCAGTTACACCTAGTAACACGTCTGCCATCATGAAGTCACCTACGACATCAGTTACACCTAGTAACACATCATCCATCATGGCGTCACCCACAACATCAGTTACACCTAGTAACACATCATCCATTATGGCGTCACTCACAACATCTGTTACACCTAGTAACAAATTATCTAACATGACGTCATCCACACCATCAGTTACACCAAGTATTACATCCATCATGGCGTCACCTACGACATCAGGTACACCAAGTAACATATCATCCATCATGGCGTCATTCATAACACCAGTTACACCTAGTAACACACCATCCGTCATGGCGTCATTTATAACATCAGTTACACCTAGTAACGCATCATCCATCATGATGTCACTTACATCATCAGTTACACCTAGTAACACATCATCCATCATGACGTCACTCACATCATCAGTTACACCTAGTAACACATCATCTATCATGGCGTCATCCACAACATCAGATACACCAAGTAACACATCATCCATCATGGCATCACTCACAACATTTGTGACACAAAGTAATACGCCATCCATCATGGCATCATCCACAACATCGGTTACACCAAATAACACATCATCTATCATGGTGTCACCCACGACATCAGTTACAACAAGTAACACGTCATCcatcatgacgtcatccacAACATCAGTTACACCAAGTAACACATCCAATATGGCGTCACCCACAACATCAGTTACACCTAGTAACACATCATTCATCATGGCGTCACCCACAGCATCAGTTACACCTAGTAACACGTCTGCCAACATGAAGTCACCTACGACATCAGTTATACCTAATAACACATCATCCATCATGGCGTCACCCACAACATCAGTTACACCTAGTAACACATCATCTATTATGGCGTCACTCACAACATCTGTTACACCTAATAACACATTATCTAACATGACGTCATCCACAACATCAGTTACACCATGTAACACGTCTTCCGTCATGACGTCATCCACACCATCAGTTACACCAAGTATTACATCCATCATGGCGTCACCCACGACATCAGGTACACCAAGTAACAGATCATCTATCATGGCGTCATTTATAACATCAGTTACACCTAGTAACACATCATCCATCATGGCGTCATTTATAACATCAGTTACACCTAGTAACACATCATCCATCATGGCGTCATCCATAACATCAGGTACACCAAGTAACATATC ATCCATCATGGCGTCACCCACGACATCAGGTACACCAAGTAACATATCATCCATCATGGCGTCATTTATAACATCAGTTACACCTAGTAACACATCATCCATCATGGCGTCATTTATAACATCAGTTACACCTAGTAACACATCATCCATCATGGCGTCATTCACAACATCAGATACACCAAGTAACACATCATCCATCATGACGTCACTCACATCATCAGTTACACCAATTAACACATCATTCATCATGACGTCATCCGCACCATCAGTTACACCAAGTAACACATCAAATATGGCGTCATCCGCAACATCAGTTACACAAAGTAACACAGCCATCTTGTCGTCATCCACAACATCAGTTACACAAAGTAACACATCATCCATCATGTCGTCATCCACAACATCAGTTACACAAAGTAACACAGCCATCATGTCATCATCCACAACAATTAGACCAGGTAACAGCACATCCATCACGGCGTCATCCAGAACAGCTACACCAAGTAACATATCGTTAAGCTTAACGTCATATCCAACATTGGCCACATCAAGTAACGCAATGCCACCAACCGCGATTCGTGAGTCATTAGCTTCTAATGTAAGCACGCTTGTGATAAGCACTCAAGCTATAACGTCAACTATATGTGAAAGCTGTGTCTCGATGTCTGCCTTCAATCTTACGGCGCTCTCAACTAAATTAGCAGCTTCGTCCTTCACCAATGCCACTCTAACTCCTACTGTGCCTGCTGTGTCAGCCGTTCACTCCGTAAACTTTAATATCAGCACTTCTCCTACTACCGCGATGACATCAATGATATTAACTGATGCAACAGCGGCATATTTACAAACGTCAACATTGTTTTATTCGTCTAGTGTGAAGCACTTTCATAATACTTCCGTAGCAATTCAGCCTTCACCTCAAAGCACAGTATCTTTGCTACCAGCTGTTACTTCAACTTCAAACGAAACTGTTCGACCCTGGTTTCAAAGCAGTAATTCGCTTGTCATTGTACCTCCAATATCGTCCACAATAAACACAACTGATAAAACTACACATAATGCTACGGTAACTCGTGCTTCGTATTCGACGTTCGCACCTATCAATGTAACGTCTACGTTCACCGTTTCTCCGTCCAGTATACAAAGCATGTCAAACGTACTGCTTGATGTGTCTTCAACAGCACCTCTTAGCACCAGTTTGTTGGCCTTTAGAAAAACTGCTGCTCAAACAAGTCATATCGCTATTATAAACACTACATATTATATAAATGCATCATCAACTTCTGCGTCTCCCCACTCGTCAATATCAGTGCATGATGGCCTATCAACCAAACGTTATACCTCATCGTATGTTACGCCACACTCAAGTAACGCGTTAAATGGCTCTTCTAATGCAACGGTGACTTTTTTACCAACAGAAACCAGAACAAGTACTTTACGGTCGACGCCAATATTGTCATATACGAACATTGCGAACACAACAAGCCGCGACACACAATCTACAATTGGTTTTACCACGGTTACGAACCTACCATTGAGTACCGTAACTGTAACGAGCACGACTGCTGTGAATAGCTCAAAGAGCGCTAGCATTGAATTAAACAGCACTTTAATTCCGACTATAAGCAAGACGAGTGAAATCTTGCGTACTAGTCAAATTTATGAAACAATATCAATCAACGTCACAGCTGTTTCTTCGTCACCAAATGCGTCAGTAAGCGTATTTTATGAAACTAAAGCTTTAACCACAACATCGACCATTTTACTTTCACTAAATGGGACAACCATATCTGTGTATGAAACCATAGCTGTTAACGCCACACCTACCATTTCTCCGTCACCAAATGGGACAACCAGTTCTGTATATGAAACCATAGCTGTTAACGCCACACCTACCATTTCTCCGTCACCAAATGGGACAACCAGTTCTGTGTATGAAActatagctgtcaactcaacGACTTCC ATTTCTCCGTCACTGAATGAGACAACTAGTTCTGCATATGAAACTATAGCAGTTAACGCCACACCTACCATTTCTCCGTCACCAAATGGGACAACCAGTTCTTTGTATGAAACCATAGATGTTAACGCCACACCTACAATTTCTCCGTCACTAAATGAGACAACTAGTTCTGCATATGAAACTATAGCTGTTAACGCCACACCTACCATTCCTCCGTCACCAAATGGGACAACCAGTTCTTTTTATGAAACCATAGATCTTAACGCCACACCTACCATTTCTCCGTCACCAAATGGGACAACCAGTTCTTTGTATGAAACCATAGATGTTAACGCCACACCTACCATTTCTCCGTCACCAAATGGGACAACCAGTTCTGTGTATGAAActatagctgtcaactcaacGACTTCCATTTCTCCGTCACTAAATGAGACAACTAGTTCTGCATATAAAACTATAGCTGTTAACGCCACACCTACCATTTCTCCGTCACCAGATGGGACAACCAGTTCTATGTATGAGACTATAGCTGTTAATGCTACGCCTACCATTTCTCCGTCACCAAACCGGACCACCAGGTCTGTGTATGAATCTTTACCTGTCAGCGCAACGACTTCCAGTTCTACTTATGAAACTGTAGCTGTTAACGCCACAACTACAATTTCTCCATCACCAAATGGAACAATCAGTTCTGTGTATGAAACTTTAGCTGTCAACGCAACACCTTCCATTTCCCCGTCATCAAACGAAACAACTAGTTCTACGTATGAAACTGTAGCTGTTAACGCCACACCTACCGTTTCTCCGTTACTGAATGGAACAGCCAGTTATCTATATGAATCTATTGCTGTTAATGCTACCCCCACCATTTCTCCGTCACCAAATGGAACAACCAGTTCTTTGTATGTAACTATAGCTGTCAACACAACGAATTCCAGCTCTCCTTTTGAAACTGCAGCTGTTAACGCCACAACTACCATTTCTCCGTCACCAAATGGAACAACCAGTTCTGTGTATGTAACCATAGTTGTCAACACAACGACTTCCATTTCTCCGTCACCAAATCGGACAACCAGTTCTATGTATGAAACCATAACTGTCAACACAACGACTTCCAGCTCTCCTTTTGAAACTGCAGCTGTTAACGCCACAACTACCATTTCTCCGTCACCAAATGGAACAACCAGTTCTGTGTATGAAACCATATCTGTCAACTCAACGACTTCCATTTCTCCGTCACCAAATGAAACAACCAGTTCTATGTATGTAACTATAGCTGTCAATTCAACGACTTCCAGCTATTCTTTTGAAACTTCAGCTGTTAACGCCACAACTACCATTTCTCCGTCACCAAATGGAACAACCACTGCTGTGTATGAAACTTTAACTCTTAACGCAACGACTTCCAGTTCTACGTATGCAACTGTAGCTGTTAACGCCACACCTACCATTTCTCTATCGCTAAACGGAACAACCAGTTCTGTATATGAaaccatagctgtcaactcaacGCCTTCCATTTCTCCATCACCAAATGGAACAACCAGTTCTGTGTATGAAActatagctgtcaactcaacGCCTTCCATTTCCCCGTCACCAAATGGGACAACCAGTTCTGTATATGAaaccatagctgtcaactcaacGCCTTCCATTTCTCCGTCACCAAATGGGACAACCAGTTCTGTATATGAaaccatagctgtcaactcaacGCCTTCCATTTCTCCATCACCAAATGGAACAACCAGTTCTGTGTATGAAACAATAGCTGTTAACGCCACACCCACCATTTCTCTGTCACCAAATGGGACAACCAGTTCTGTGTATGAAACCATAGCTGTCAACGCCACACCTACCATTTCTCCGTCACCAAATGGGACAACCAGTTCTGTGTATGAAActatagctgtcaactcaacGCCTTCCATTTCTCCGTCACCAAATGGGACAACCAGTTCTGTGTATGAAACTATAGCTGTTAATGCTACGCCTTCCATTTCTCTGTCAACAAACGAAACAGCCAGTTCTCCGTATGAAACTATAGCTGTTAACGCCACACCTACCATTTATCCGTCACCAAATAGGACAACCAGTTCTATGTATGACActatagctgtcaactcaacGCCTTCCATTTCTCCGTCACCAAATGGGACAACCAGTTCTGTGTATGAAACAATAGCTGTTAACGCCACACCTACCATTTCTCTGTCACCAAATGGGACAACCAGTTCTGTGTATGAAACCATAGCTGTCAACGCCACACCTACCATTTCTCCGTCACCAAATGGGACAACCAGTTCTGTGTATGAAACTATAGCTGTTAATGCTACGCCTTCCATTTCTCTGTCAACAAACGAAACAGCCAGTTCTCCGTATGAAActatagctgtcaactcaacGCCTTCCATTTCTCCGTCACCAAATGGGACAACCAGTTTTATGTATGAAACCATAGCTGTGAACGCGACATCGACATCAGTAGGAACCAGTAAAGTGTATGAAACCATCTTACCAAACGCGACATCAACAATTGGCTTGTCTCAGAACTCAAGCCGTCTATTTGAAACTGACTCTGTCGCTCTATCACCAAATGTGACCTTTGTTACAACAAGACCTTCCAGTAAGGAGGCCAGTAGCTCGTTCCTATCGCTGGTATTCTCAGCAGATGTGCCGACCTCCTCACCAAGTGTTTTATCACCAAATGTGACCTTTGTTACAACAAGACCTTCCAGTACGGAGGCCAGTAGCTCGTTCCTATCGCTGATATTCACAGCAGATGTGCCGGCCTCCTCACCAAGTGTTTTATCAGCAAGTTTGTCCTCCCTTTCGACCCATACTGGGAGCAGTATTGTAGGTCTACCAATATCATCttctataacaagcacagccaCCCAAACAGACATACGATCAATAGGCACGAAAAGTAGCATTGATGTATCTTTGCCGTTTTCCTCTTCGTTGGCCGTGAGAAGCACTCCTGTCGCTGCCTCCTCGGAAGGTATTGATATGGGAATGACAGAATCTCTCTCAGCTCATTTGATGTCTCCGATTTCATCGGTATCATTTACAGTGTTGAGTACGGAGAAGTATCCAAGCCATAGCCTACCGAtatcgtcatcattaccaaAAGAAACTTCTATTTTATCGCCTACGAAAACCATCACGACGCCCTTCACTTCGTCAGAAGCAATGACAACGTCGGCCTCTTCATTAACATCAAGATCCAAAGAGGTAGAAACTGCTTCATCTTCAATGGGTTTATTAAGCTCATTGCAGCCTTCATCGATAGACACAACAAGTAGCATTATTAGTAGAGAGGAGTCTAGCTTACCTCTTACACCATCACCTTTCACGTCAAGTATCGAAGATTTGGTAACCACTTACACAAGCCAAATACTCTCAACCATGGCAGACGCACCAAGTACAATGATAAAAAGTGTTTCTCTAGTCCTGAAAAGTCCGACGCCATCACACTCATATTTAACATCAAATATCGAAGACCTAGTAACCCCTTCGATAGCCTTAGCAACCTCAGCAATTTCGGTCATGGTAGACGCAAGCAGTAGCGCCAGCGCAAGTGGTTCACAGGTCTTATCGACCCCAGTCGATAAGACCCCACAATCACCTCCATCTTCGACTTCAAGTATCATTGTCCTAGTAACCTCTTCGCCTTCGATAGCCTTAGCAACCTCAGCAATTTCGGCCATGGTAGACGCAAGCAGTAGCGCCAGCGCAAGTGGTTCACAGGTCTTACCGACCCCAGTATTGACACAATCACCTCCATCTTCGACTTCAAGTATCATTGTCCTAGTAACCTCTTCGCCTTCGATAGCCTTAGCAACCTCAGCAATTTCGGCCATGGTAGACGCAAGCAGTAGCGCCAGCGCAAGTGGTTCACAGGTCTTACCGACCCCAGTATTGACACAATCACCTCCATCTTCGACTTCAAGTATCCTAGTCCTAGTAACCGCCTCGCCTTCAATAGGTGTACCTACCTCAGCATTGTCAACCGTTGTTGACCTCGAGAGTAGCGCGACTAAAAGCGTTTCTCAAGTTTTGTCTAGTCCAGTTATATCGCCGTCGACTGTTAGCCCGGTAGCTCCTTCTAGCTCCATCTTTCTCCCAAGTATGAATGATACTGAAGAGCTTGTCGTTATCGTGCTTGCTGTTCCTGTAAACGAGGACGTGTCAAGCGATGAGTTCAAGAGCAAGATGGAAAAGGATTTGCTTAATATGTTCAA TGAGGCCGTCAAAAaggacagtgcgcgtagacgTCGGCAAGTCGTGGAGGAAACAAGAGAGTTATCAGGATTTATCGAGGCTCTGAAAAGACGTGATGTATCTAGGAAGTACTATGTGAAACACGCAAGATTCCGACGAGCAACAAACGATTATCGAGTGCAG GTGGTGAGTGTTAAGCGTGTAAACCCCGAGAGCGAGATGGTGGAAATTCAGTATCGCGTACTGCAGGGTAACCGCATCGTTCCCGCGGCTCAAGTCACAGAACTGACGTCCAAACTCAGTAAAGGGGAGATTGGCAAAGTGATGGAATACACG GTCGAGCGACGCCCCTATCCCGCTGCCGTCCAAGCTACTGCCCAGCCCGCCACGAAGGGTACCGATCCCGTATGGACCGCTGTTATCGTAGCGTGCTCggtcatcgccatcatcatcatcctcatcatttACATCAAGTGCGTGGCGCGCAAGAGAAAGAGAGTAAGAAGCTTTACTCCTGAACAGGTCAAG AGCGACGCTCCAAGTCCTCCAGTAAACGCGTCACGTGACCTGCCATATTACCGGGAGTACCCTACCAAACCAAAAGACTTGTACCGAGGGAAGAAACCACGCCGACAACG gcCAAGTTCAAGTAGTGAAAGTAGTGATGAGATAATGGCAAATAaaaccctccctcccctccctaaaCATTCAGCCCTGGAGCCGGACGTGGAGATTCATCAACCACGAGAGAAACATCTGCGCCGAATCGAGGTGAAAGAGCGAGACGAAAGACCTCGTAAGTTCACCGAGGATCACGCGAGGGCAGCCGAGAGGTTTCCGACCGACAGGCGCTCGAACATTTCCGAAAAACGACCGAAGTCCGCCGAGAGGTACCCGAAGAGGACAAAACAAGAGAATATAGAG ATGAAGCATGTAGCGGGAGTGGTGGAGAACACCAATCAACTTGGTCAAAATTTGCTGCTGGCGCATGACCCCATGACTAGGCCCCAGGTCCCTGTCCGCCTCTCACCCCTGCCACCTCTGGTCCAGACCCCGCTCATCACGGGCAAGTCACCGCGCGGGAAGATGAACACAGAGTCAGGACTACCGCAG GCCTGGAAGGAGCCTGTACCTCTACAAGAGCTTCATAACTTAGCGGTCACTAATCTTGGCCGTGAGCTCGACACCAGTAACCCGGATGATGCCATGTATATCCAG GCAAATGTCGAACGCTGGAGGAACAAACAGAGACAACGCGAGAAGCTGCGTCAGGAGATGCGAGAAAAAGAGCGAGCGAAGGAAGAAAAACTCAAGCGGGAGAATGTAGAGGCCGAGAATCAAGACCAG GCTCTCCCACCGCTAGAAATGTCCTACGATGCAAT CAGCCGTCGACAGAAGTCTCGGAGAGACCGCTGGCTGCATAATCGCGTGGGCACAAGCGACTCAGTTGACAGCAGTAGCACTATGGGTAGCGGCACGGAAACGAGGCTTGAAGAGGAAGAATTACTGAAACAGGAACTTGAGAGATTAAAAaggaagagaaagaaaaggaaagctAAAAAG CAGGCGCAAGGGCGAGTTGGCGTCAGCGGTCGTGTTGCTAAATCGTCCGCCCAGGATGCCTTGCGTGAATCAAACTGGGTAACTGACGATGCACCACAGGGAGTCCGTCTGGTGGCGGTCAGGCCACATGACCAA ATGGATCATAacacacagggagcccatccTCAGCGGCAGCACCCAGTAGCACCG GTATCCCCTCGGCAACAGCAGAGCCAATATATTCACGATCTGCTAAACAATAGCTATCCCATCATACCCAAAGTAGGCGAGCCTGCGTCTCCATATGTCAGCAGTCCTCGCGAATCGGTGCTAATAGACGTAGCAGAGGAAGTACCACCAGACGTTAATCTGTACGAGTCCATTGCCA TCCCGGATCCGTACGTTCCCCAGTACGGAGACAGCATCTCATTCGAAGACGAGACTTCTCCGCGCTACTACGATAACAACAACACGTACGAGGAACCAAGCCTAACTCCTGCCGCACTACCCGAATCCTCCCTCACGTACCCGAACGGGCCGGTCCCGCAGCCAAAGGTATTCGTTCCCACGGCACACGCGCGAGGCCTGACGGGTCCAACTACATCCTCGCCAATCAAGGGTAGGCCCACATCCGCACGACAGAGTCCACAAGGAACAAGACCCACGAGACCATCCTCGGCGCACGCGTCGCCCTCTTCCATATATGCCCCGAGGGACCCGAGACAGTTTGCACGTGAGGTGCCTCCAGAGCCGAGACCGTTTGCTCAAGAAGTGCCCCAAGAGGCGTCAGCACCTCGACGATACGGCACCAGGCCTACATCGGCTGCATCCACTCAGCCCAGTCTAGGGACTTCTCCGAGATACATGCGCGAGCCTCAAGGGACACGTGAGCCGAAAGACCCTTACCAAGAGGCCAGATCCATCTTAGAAAATGCTCAAAGACAGGTGGATAGATTTGAGCGAGGTCGACCCCGGGATGAGCCAGATGCAGGATACAGCACGCCCCAGAGGGGGTCAGGTTATTCCATGCCCCAAAGACCCCCGGACAGAGGGGTACCGCGTGTAACACGCATCCCACCCACGCCTGGAAAGGCGGCCCAGGGCCAGATAGCCGCTCTTGAGAAAGCAGAGCTTGAGGCCCAGATGCTTGTCTCGCGTGCTTTGGCACGTGCACGTGGTAATGTCAGGACATGA